One Epidermidibacterium keratini DNA segment encodes these proteins:
- the glpK gene encoding glycerol kinase GlpK yields the protein MPVLAIDAGTTGVTALVVDEDGTVTGRGYREFPQLFPRPGWVEHEPDAIWSATLTAVRQAIKQAPEPPTALGITNQRETVVVWDRRTLTAPRPAIVWQDRRTAAICDELREAGHEDEVRRLTGLRLDPYFSATKLVWLQRNEPDTWEGIESGRYAIGTVDSYLIARLTGGREHVTDATNASRTLLYDTFAGAWSDDLCALFGVPREALPEVVPSSGEIATTDPTLTADRATLPIAGIAGDQQAALFGQACFTPGAAKCTYGTGSFILVNTGSDAVRSEAGLLTTVAWDLGDGPQYALEGAIFVTGAAVQWLRDELQIIGSAPEVETLAATVEDSGGVVFVPALTGLGAPDWDARARGTIVGITRGTNRAHLARATLDAIAFEVRDVVDAMAKESDIAIDELSVDGGASENDLLCQLQADQLGAVVRRPRTLETTGQGAAFLAGLATGVWASTDEIAATWQEERRFEPTPGVRDDGSHDRWRDAVRRSMNWATGD from the coding sequence ATGCCAGTGCTTGCCATCGACGCCGGTACGACGGGGGTGACCGCGCTCGTCGTCGACGAAGACGGCACGGTCACCGGCCGCGGCTACCGCGAGTTCCCGCAGCTGTTTCCCCGGCCCGGCTGGGTCGAACACGAGCCGGATGCGATCTGGAGCGCGACGCTGACCGCTGTCCGCCAGGCGATCAAGCAGGCTCCCGAGCCGCCGACCGCGCTCGGCATCACCAACCAGCGGGAGACGGTCGTCGTGTGGGACCGGCGTACCCTCACCGCTCCCCGTCCGGCGATCGTGTGGCAGGACCGGCGTACGGCGGCGATCTGCGACGAGCTGCGCGAGGCCGGACACGAAGACGAGGTACGCCGCCTCACCGGGCTGCGGCTCGATCCCTACTTCAGCGCCACCAAGCTGGTCTGGCTGCAACGCAACGAGCCGGACACCTGGGAAGGTATCGAAAGTGGTCGATATGCCATCGGCACCGTCGACAGCTACCTGATCGCGCGACTGACCGGCGGACGCGAGCACGTCACCGACGCGACCAACGCCAGCCGCACCCTGCTCTATGACACGTTTGCCGGGGCCTGGTCAGACGATCTGTGTGCGCTGTTCGGCGTACCCCGCGAGGCGCTGCCGGAGGTAGTGCCATCCTCCGGCGAGATAGCGACGACCGACCCGACCCTGACCGCCGACCGGGCCACGCTGCCGATCGCCGGAATCGCCGGCGACCAGCAGGCGGCGCTCTTTGGGCAGGCCTGCTTCACCCCCGGCGCGGCAAAGTGCACCTACGGCACGGGCTCGTTCATCTTGGTCAACACCGGATCGGACGCCGTGCGCAGCGAGGCCGGGCTGCTCACCACGGTCGCCTGGGATCTCGGTGACGGCCCGCAGTACGCCCTGGAGGGCGCCATCTTCGTGACCGGAGCGGCCGTGCAGTGGCTGCGCGACGAACTGCAGATCATCGGCTCCGCACCGGAGGTCGAGACGCTCGCGGCGACCGTCGAGGACTCCGGCGGCGTCGTGTTCGTGCCGGCGCTGACCGGGCTCGGCGCGCCCGACTGGGACGCCCGCGCGCGCGGCACGATCGTCGGGATCACTCGCGGAACCAACCGCGCTCACCTGGCTCGGGCGACCCTCGATGCGATCGCGTTCGAGGTGCGCGACGTCGTCGATGCGATGGCCAAGGAGTCCGACATCGCTATCGACGAGCTGTCGGTCGATGGCGGGGCGAGCGAGAACGACCTGCTGTGCCAGCTACAGGCCGACCAGCTCGGTGCCGTCGTACGCCGCCCCCGCACACTCGAGACCACCGGACAGGGAGCTGCCTTCCTCGCGGGGCTCGCGACCGGCGTGTGGGCGAGCACCGACGAGATCGCCGCGACCTGGCAGGAAGAGCGCCGCTTCGAGCCGACGCCCGGCGTACGCGATGACGGGTCGCACGACCGATGGCGAGATGCGGTACGCCGCAGCATGAACTGGGCAACCGGAGACTAG
- a CDS encoding lysophospholipid acyltransferase family protein gives MKHVVMGPLLKFIGRPTTRGAEHIPPSGGALIVSNHLAVADSFYMPLQIRRRVTFLAKQEYFTTPGIKGKLMKFFFSSAGQVPVDRTSGSAAQAAIDTAKRLLGMGALVGIYPEGTRSPDGRLYRGKTGAARMAIESNVPIIPVVMVGTDEVNPIGSRMWRRGYVQTIFGPPVKIDDIDLTTNSRAAERLVTNRIMKALQDLSGQQYVDLYAAKVKSVMDKTGKDADTVVAELEAASAHRPTELDEVPDAK, from the coding sequence ATGAAGCATGTGGTCATGGGGCCGCTGCTGAAGTTCATCGGTCGCCCGACCACGCGCGGCGCCGAGCACATCCCGCCAAGTGGGGGCGCGCTCATCGTCAGCAACCACCTCGCGGTCGCCGATTCGTTTTACATGCCCCTGCAGATCCGTCGGCGCGTGACGTTTCTGGCCAAGCAGGAGTACTTCACTACGCCCGGTATCAAGGGCAAGCTCATGAAGTTCTTCTTCAGCTCGGCCGGGCAGGTGCCGGTCGACCGCACGAGCGGTTCGGCGGCGCAGGCCGCGATCGATACGGCCAAGCGGCTGCTGGGAATGGGCGCGCTGGTTGGGATCTACCCCGAAGGCACCCGCTCGCCGGACGGGCGGCTCTACCGCGGCAAGACCGGAGCGGCCCGGATGGCGATCGAGAGCAACGTGCCGATCATCCCGGTCGTGATGGTCGGCACCGACGAGGTCAACCCGATCGGCTCGCGGATGTGGCGGCGCGGTTACGTGCAGACCATCTTCGGTCCGCCGGTCAAGATCGACGACATCGACCTGACCACCAACTCGCGCGCGGCCGAGCGCCTCGTCACCAACCGCATCATGAAGGCGTTGCAGGATCTGTCGGGTCAGCAGTACGTCGACCTCTATGCCGCCAAGGTCAAGTCCGTGATGGACAAGACCGGCAAGGACGCCGACACGGTGGTCGCCGAGCTCGAGGCGGCGTCGGCGCACCGTCCGACTGAGCTCGACGAGGTCCCCGACGCCAAGTAG
- a CDS encoding alpha/beta hydrolase: MPLMPGAEPFEQLLPAEGAKVGVLLCHGFSGSPASMRPWAQHLADAGFSVTVPRLPGHGTRWQDMNLTRWTDWYAEVERALLRLAQHCDRVAVAGMSMGGSLAIRLTEQYAGSGPKSLGDAFIGTILVNPALATERKDAPLLPIAQRFIPAFPGIANDIAKPGVDEVAYTKLPLKAAYSLQQLWKIARTDLPTVTTPVLLYQSRTDHIVEAVSSKILLEGIRSNDVTHRILSRSYHVATLDYDAEFIYDDSVRWLRERAAAPVGAASADGAPDHVERAS; this comes from the coding sequence ATGCCACTGATGCCCGGCGCCGAGCCGTTCGAACAACTGCTACCGGCCGAGGGCGCCAAGGTCGGCGTTCTGCTGTGCCACGGATTCAGTGGCTCGCCAGCGAGCATGCGGCCGTGGGCCCAGCACCTGGCCGATGCCGGCTTCAGCGTCACCGTGCCGCGCCTGCCCGGTCACGGCACCCGTTGGCAAGACATGAACCTCACCCGCTGGACCGACTGGTACGCCGAAGTCGAGCGTGCGCTGCTGCGTCTTGCCCAGCACTGTGACCGGGTCGCGGTCGCCGGCATGTCGATGGGCGGCTCGCTGGCGATCCGACTGACCGAGCAGTACGCCGGCTCCGGGCCCAAGTCGCTCGGCGATGCGTTCATCGGCACGATCCTGGTCAACCCCGCGCTCGCCACCGAACGCAAGGACGCTCCCCTGCTGCCGATCGCGCAGCGGTTCATCCCGGCCTTCCCCGGCATCGCCAACGACATCGCCAAGCCCGGTGTCGATGAGGTCGCCTACACCAAGCTCCCGCTGAAGGCGGCGTACTCACTGCAGCAGCTGTGGAAGATCGCGCGCACTGACCTGCCCACCGTCACCACGCCGGTGCTGCTGTATCAGTCGCGCACCGACCACATCGTGGAGGCCGTGTCTTCGAAGATCCTGCTCGAAGGCATCCGCTCGAACGACGTCACCCACCGCATCCTCTCCCGCAGCTACCACGTCGCCACGCTCGACTACGACGCCGAGTTCATCTACGACGACTCGGTCCGCTGGTTGCGTGAGCGAGCCGCCGCACCGGTGGGCGCCGCGAGCGCAGACGGCGCCCCGGACCATGTCGAGCGCGCCAGCTAG
- a CDS encoding ArsA family ATPase yields MRIVLFTGKGGVGKTTTSAATAVRAAARGDRVLLMSADPAHSLAEALASPLTNEPARIAERLDVVQVDPQARFEGAWAQVAGYLRDLVRRSGTDPLTAEEITVVPGAEELMVLLALDDYAGSDRWDAIVVDCAPTADTLRLLSLPDIVRWYAERMFPKHTRLFRAIRGNGELPIPSTDVRSGMSALAARLERVAALLADQGQTSVRLVTTPEHASVAEARRTFTSLELYGYAVDEVVVNRLVPSDGDDPWRLAWARSQREQLEAVRGSFTEQTVRSAAYRSSEPTGVEALGELGEELYGDDDALAPAAAHPAWEVDRSPADVPGGEEFHLLLRTAFAERGDIELARSADDLVVTVGGRRRYVSLPSALRRCTVSGATFEDRRLRISFSPDPRLWPR; encoded by the coding sequence GTGAGGATCGTCCTCTTCACCGGCAAGGGCGGCGTCGGAAAGACCACCACGTCAGCAGCGACCGCGGTGCGAGCTGCCGCTCGCGGCGATCGCGTGCTGCTCATGTCGGCCGACCCGGCACATTCGCTGGCCGAGGCGCTTGCCAGCCCGCTCACCAACGAGCCCGCACGGATCGCCGAGCGGCTTGACGTCGTCCAGGTCGACCCGCAGGCGCGGTTCGAGGGCGCGTGGGCGCAGGTCGCCGGCTACCTCCGCGACCTGGTACGCCGCAGCGGCACCGACCCGCTGACCGCTGAGGAGATCACCGTCGTACCCGGCGCCGAAGAGCTGATGGTGCTGCTCGCGCTGGACGACTACGCCGGAAGCGACCGGTGGGACGCGATTGTCGTCGACTGCGCGCCGACGGCCGACACGCTTCGCCTGCTGTCGCTTCCGGACATCGTGCGGTGGTACGCCGAACGCATGTTTCCCAAGCACACCAGGCTGTTTCGCGCGATCCGCGGCAACGGCGAGCTGCCGATCCCGAGCACGGATGTCCGCTCCGGGATGAGCGCATTGGCCGCACGTCTCGAGCGTGTCGCAGCGCTGCTGGCCGACCAGGGCCAGACCTCGGTGCGGCTGGTGACGACGCCAGAGCACGCATCCGTTGCCGAGGCCCGCCGCACCTTCACCAGTCTCGAGCTTTACGGGTACGCCGTCGATGAGGTGGTCGTCAACCGACTCGTCCCCAGCGACGGCGATGATCCGTGGCGGCTGGCATGGGCGCGCTCGCAGCGCGAGCAGCTCGAAGCGGTGCGCGGCTCGTTTACCGAGCAGACCGTCCGCAGTGCGGCGTACCGCAGCAGCGAGCCGACCGGCGTCGAGGCGCTTGGCGAGCTGGGGGAGGAGCTCTACGGCGACGACGATGCGTTGGCGCCTGCGGCAGCGCATCCGGCGTGGGAGGTCGACCGCAGCCCCGCCGACGTACCCGGCGGCGAGGAGTTCCATCTGCTGCTGCGCACCGCGTTTGCTGAGCGCGGCGACATCGAGCTGGCGCGCAGCGCCGACGATCTGGTGGTTACCGTAGGCGGACGACGTCGCTACGTGTCGCTGCCGAGCGCACTGCGACGTTGCACGGTCAGCGGCGCGACGTTTGAAGACCGCCGGCTGCGCATCTCCTTCTCCCCAGACCCGAGGTTGTGGCCGCGATGA